The sequence below is a genomic window from Euwallacea similis isolate ESF13 chromosome 1, ESF131.1, whole genome shotgun sequence.
GTTCTTCCCTCTCGATAACCTCTTTAAACATGTGAGGAATcccatttttgagataaatcATGATTTTGTAGttgatttccaaaattaaGATTGCCAATATTACGGAACCGTAAAGCTCTGACGTCGGATAATTGCCCCATATTTGAAACAATCTTAAAATCAGCGATAAGTTGTACCAAATATAAGCGActtgaatgaaaattgaatacGTAGAATAGAGTTTTTGTAAATAGTGTTGCTGAGATAATGGAATTTTCCATACTCCTGTGGGGAGCATGAAAAATTTTGCCACTCGATAGAGGCTAATTGTCATGTCCTAAAATACAAtataattagaattttgagatttttgtATATAAGATAACTTACTGTAATTGACTTCTTCTAACTGTTTCTGGCCAAGTGAAATGTTGAGCCAATTTCCCCCACCAAATCGATGTTTTTATAATCCGCCTTATGAACgtcttataaatttataatagtaAGATCTTTGTTCTGAAGCAGTAATTAGTACATAAATAATCACTATTTATGACAAAATAAGCTGAAACATGGTGCAATTATCCATTTTCTATCtcattttcccattttttaatttgatagaTCGATTCGAGGTCAGGCTACAGGTGCTTTAGGCTTACAAAAATGCCAGAAAATTCACATAGAAAACCATGATGAACGTCCGAAAATGTACAAAGTCCTATTAAGACCtcaagaaaatgattttttccaaaatcctTCTCAGGAAAAGACCactcagaatttttttcaatttgcatcaaagaaatttcaaaaaaaatctatcagaATAATGCAGCTTTCTGTAAAACTTATATCACTTTAAAATCAACGAAGAGTAAGGCAAAAGATccattttcatatatttaaatacaattctCCCTTAATGCACTTAATGGCCTAAAATGACCAAAAGCAGCCAACTTCTTTCTTGGCATCCAAATCTCCCACAGACTCTTCTCCTATATTTTCCCCATTTTTATCGGTATTTTTGTCTCATCTTTAATTGcgaaatgcattttaataattctcaGTTTCTACCAGACCGATGACATTTTCAGTGTAATAAACCAAACAGCCATAACTTTCGATATTAAATTCAAGGTAATCCAACCGTCTGCGATTCCTTTTTAGGGACACCATTGGGAAGGTTTATCCATCATTTACATTTGCtctaaaataccaaaaatctGGATGTTTAAGGGGGATTTTAAGGTGGTAATAAGtcagtatgttttttttaacacaacaTTTTACATAGCACTACAATGATGTTTgcagtaaataaatatattcagGATTTTGTTAATGATACAtaacaaaaaagttgttttccgtaagaaaatttatcgtttctaaattcttttaaaaacatcATAAATATATACACGTGTGATGAAACATTTGTATGAGCAAGGCAATAACTGCTAGATTTTTCTGCAAATGGTTGAACACCTGGTCAAAGGACcttcaatataattttaatttattattattttataaatatgatACGATTAGGTAAACTTTGCTAATTAATAGTTATACCTGTTCTCAATGGCTCGTACTGTTAACAGATGTGTTGCATAATGTTGTTTTATCATTATGGCCGATTGGGATGATTAAAACATGGTTTTGGTtctaaatttagatttataaaTGTCCAATTATCGGAAAGATTCCATAGACtgcgagaaaaaaattgttcaaatttgggatataaatattcattggTGATTAAAGTTTGTCAATTTGTTATATAATCTTCGAGCAAAATTGGTATAAAAGATTTTGGGACTGACTAGGGATTTCATTATTGCAAAATCGAGTAGAGaagcaaataaagaaaaatgtcattaaagGTAAGTAAGTTgagtatttttgaatattctgtaaaaatgtcttgtattaaatatttaaacaattagttaatcatttttaagtaCATTCAAATCTGagtaaatttaagaaaaaatgacgCTCTTCAatgatttcaataaaaaaaatacagatttGATAGTCATAAAGATTCAGATGCtttataatgttaaatttatctCGTGATTTTCAGTTTGTCATCCTTGCAGCCACCTTGGCCTTGGCTAGAGCCAGCAACTTCGAATCATCTTTCATTTCCTCTCCAGTAGTACCTTCAGCCTACTCTGCACCCATTATTAGTAACTCTGTTACACCCTCCTTTGCTAGATATTCATTCCCAATTAGCCACTCTGGTCCTGCTTACTCATCGTACAGTGCCCCGGCTGTGTCTGCCTATAGTGCTCCAGCAGTTTCTGCCTACAACGCCCCAGCTGTCTCTGACTACAGTGCCCCAGCAGTCTCAACCTACAGCTTACCAGCTGCATCAGCTCAAATTGATTCAACCTACAGTGCACCAAGTGCATCAGTACCAATTATTTCTTCCTACAACGGCCCAGCAGTTTCGACCTATGGCACTCCAATTGCTTCAACCTTCAGTGCCTCAGCTTTATCTGGATATGCCTCTTCGTACAGCTCTGCGCATGCAGTACCGGCTATATCTTCATACCGTGCTCCAGCTTTAGAATCTTACGGATCTTCTTGGTAATTAAActttgtgtaaataaaatatcgtaaaatgtgtttattggttttaattagtttttaatagtGAGTTTCATCATGAAAATAAACGTTCATTAACTTGGTATATGTCggaagaatataataattgaataataGACAAGGTTTATATAATTGATGGAAATCTCCTATGAAcactatttaaattaatttcaaaaaaagtttgattcAAGAAATCAAATATAGTGAATCTTTGaggaatttggaaaaatctcaAACAAATCCAAAGAATTTTAAGAgtcctgaaaaattattacactaacaaaagaaaattcttaaataagagaaaaaataccCGTCAAATATCTTGAattattcatggaaaaaaaatgtaatgattTCTTCAGCGAAACGTTAGTTTCAATGAGTCTATACTATTCGCCTGTAATCGTCAAAAAAAGTTccgaaatttcaacaaaatctttattattaaattatgtaacTCGAATAATCTAACAATCAGCCACCGTAGAGCCATAATCTGTAGAACCTAAAGTTGGAGTTGAATAAGTAGAAAGAGCAGGAGCAGCCCCATAAGCCGCTACTGCAGGAGCAACATATGCCACTGGTACTAGCGCTGAGTAACCTACAGGAGTTGCTGCATAATTAATAGACGATAGTACTGCATATCCTGTAGCAGGTGCATAGCTAATGGCAGTTGAGGGATATGCAGGAGTTGTGTAGGCTACTGGATCCGAGTAAGCTACTGAAGCTACACTGGCGGCATAGCTTGAGACAACTGCACGGTTGACTCCAGTAGTTACTATGGGATAGGTAGGGGCTGGGTAGGCGGAAATGATCTCTGGGGGGGTTGAGATTACTCCTGCATTAACTATAGTGAGGATAGCTAATAGAATCGcgaactaataaaatttaaattatattatgatatttattttttttaattataaatttgcttACTTtcactgcaattttttttctgttgctATTGTTGTTTTTGATATGGAACTGATACATTTTGAGATCAGGTTCGGGTATTTTATATCCTTCTGCTGTAACAGTCGTCATTAAGATTAATGCCTCCAAAATTTGTAATCCGTAAATGTTACGCATCTTGAAACTTGATGACTTAAAGGTTTCTAGTTTTTTAATGACTGTTTatgtaatattaaatattaaatccCTATGTAAGTTACTTTTGTTCCATTTCATGAGaataattctaataaaaacatttcataaaaacactggaaattttagttttgtcAGTAGACACatactaaaataattataccaCATGCAGgaagtaaattaatttaacaattattatcattcaattgattatatacaaaaaaaacttaaaatttacgCTTCCTGTTTAACGAATTACTACCTAATTAATCAACCAATAAAACGATTCTTTTGTTTAATTACTAAGTCGATATGTTGGCAAATTGATCCAGGCTATATCAGAATTATATGTAAGATGAATTCTCAGTAGCGctgccaaatttttttttgtgaatataaattatattgaatGTTTAGTATTTCGACCCAAAAAAACTGGGTAAAGAGTGCATATTAAAGTGTAAAAAGCATACattagcaaaaattaattaatatatcacCGGCTTTTACGATTAACCAGTAACTCTGTAATATGGGTAGtacctatatttttaatgaacgaGTCGACCGTGATGCGTGCTCTGCTTTAGCCTACAAGATTTTTTTGGGCGAAAGTTGATTCCACGCCCAAGGAGATTTGACTGCTGTATCCTTagcaaattttgtataaaattcgAAGATTTGTGCGGAATTGTATCAGTTTTGAGAAACAAACCGAACGATCAACAATGGCTTTCAAAGTAAGTGCTGcgagaaaataaaacatcagACTACACGATAATTATAGACTCAAATGATACTAATCAATTTTCTCCACTAGCTTGTCGTCCTTGCCGCCACTTTGGCTTTCGCTAACGCTGGGTTTCTCCACCAACCCACTGCTCTTTCCTACTCAGCTCCAGCAATTGCCAGTTACGCTGCACCTGCAGTAACCAGTTATGCTGCCCCAGCCATAACTAGCTATGCTGCTCCAGCCGTAGCTGCCTACTCAGCCCCAGCTGTAGTCTCCAAATCGGTCAGCTCCACCTACCAGAGCCACCCAACTCAAATCGCCACCAGCTACGCCGCAACTGCTCCCATCATCACTAAGTCCATCGTCGCCCCAGCCCCAGCTGTAGTGTCAACTTACTCCGCCCCAGCCCCCGTTTTGACTAAAACTTATGCTGCCCCTGTAGCCACCTATGCTGCTCCCTCAGTTTCCAAATCCGTGGTTTCAACCTACACCACTCACTCAGCACCCTCTGTAGTCTCCACCTACTCTGCCCCTATCTTAGCTAAGGCAGCTCCAATTATCAGCAGCTATTCTGCCCCAGCTGTAGCCTACAGTGCCCCAGCTGTGGCCGCCTACTCTGCACCAATTGTAGCCAAGGCTGCTCCAGCTCTGGCTTACTCCGCTCCTTCTGTAGCTTATTCTGCTCCCTCAGTAGCCTACTCCGCTCCATCTGTAGCGTACTCTTCCCCAGCTGTAGCTTACTCCGCTCCTGTGGTAACCAAAACTATTGCCCAACCTGTGGTGTCCAGCTACGCTGCCCCCGCTTGGTAAAGAAGATGTGATTGCGTTGTagacaatttatttatttatttgtaaacacGTTGGCAGAcgactttaaaaaatgattgtaaataaatttgaaagacaTTTGTTGTAAACTATCGTTTTATTGGTGTTGTAGCGTTAAAGAGAAGTTTTTAGTTCAGTTCGAAATCCTTTGCAGTTTTTCAAACTCCTGGTAAATTTACCGGtaagataatttccatagataCAACGAAATCACAACAGGCCGTTGATCAGTTTCTctatttccatgaaaattatcttgctatcaaatttacaagaaatttaaaaaaccgaGTCTGCTTACTCTATTATTGGAATTATATTTCTCCTgtacttattatttatttaccaatatCTTCAGTTTTACGTCTCAGCATACATCCGCAGCATACAGATACGTCCTAAAATTTTCAGGAACTTCatagttttctttaaaacttcTACGCATATTcagaaaaacttttatgtaCACCGAGAGCTTTATTCGGGTTTTCTCTAGGAATTTACGTAAATTTGCCACGGTATTCATGTTTGAGAACTAAAAccgtttgaaaaatttttgcagatttcaatgaaattttgttttcgaatagaaaaatatagttttaagaaatataatttgatttcCAAGGGGTGCTCAAGGTTTTCCAATAATTTGATAATCAACAATCTAGTAAtatcatttcatttatttgtttcatttgtGATGCAACAACCATGAAAAAATCAACCTAATCGGCtgtttatttcctttaataGATTATACAAACTTTCTTGTCTCAAATTGGTCAAATGCAAAACGTGATAACCCCGCACTTTTCATTTGTTCTTTCACTATCTATCAATGTAAGAAAGAGGAAGATAAAGTTCTGAGGTTTCATTCTTTCCACTCCTCGAGCATAACAATTAGAACAATATATTGTTACCAGTAGTAAATAGAATTGTTCCATAAGTTTctagaagttttcaaattaaaaaaaaaaaaattgttcattcGGTTCCTCCAGAGAGAAggaaagagagagagaataAATTTTGCTAGAAGTTTGGAGTTGCCTCTAAATCTCCTAAAGTTAACATATTACATCATTATATGTTTCATTTGgcttcatatttttcaactgTTTGCCACAGTAAAAAGATGAAATAATagttacttaatttttttttctaaattaggtaaataaattaaaagtttttgttatcGAAACCGCTGACTAAACAGGTGTAATTTCGTAATTAGTTATAAATTGAAAGCAAGTTAGTTACAGTTACATTAAATATCATCATCCTGCTAAAATGACACCAGTAACAACAATAGTTTGTTATACTTCTTCAGATACAAGATGGGCTCCCTATCTAATCTGAATAATCCCAAAATCgaaatcaataaaaaccaaaaaaataattgaaaacactatattaaaaaaataataaatacaaaactaCAAACAGCCAGTCTATTCCAGCAAGTCTATTCTCCTTTAATAGTGATATTCAATGCCATATCCCTGGAAATTAGTGTGGGCCACTAAACCAGCAGGAGAATAGGCCACTGCAGCCTTAGCCACAACTGGTGCAGAGACAGCCTTAGTTAACAAAGGAGCTGGAGCTCCGTAAGACAACACTTGGGCGGGCGCAGAGTAGGTTTTAGAGATAACTGGAGCAGAGGCGAAAGAGACTACTGGAGCAGGTGTTGCATAAGTCTTGGTAACCAGCGGGGTGTGCGCACCATAAACAACTGGTCCTGGGGATGCGTAGGATAAAATCGAAGCAGGCGCAGCATAAGACTTGGTAATCACTGGGGATGGTGCTCCGTAAATCACTGGAGCTGAAGCTCTGGTGATATATTGAGCTGGTGCACTGTAGAGCGCGGGAGAGATGGCATCGTTGGTGATCCTGGTGTCGTATTTGCGTACGCTAGAGTAGGCACTGTCTACAGCTTTCGAGTAGGTGGAGAGAGACTGGGCTCCTCCAAGGGATCTGGTTAGTGATTGTTGGGTGAGCCCTATGTGGGGTGTTTGG
It includes:
- the LOC136408821 gene encoding larval/pupal cuticle protein H1C-like — translated: MALKFVILAFTLACANAGDLLAQPQLHYSPAPAVSSSYFQQSSAPLTVTKTIAAQPLAYHAAPAAVAVQTPHIGLTQQSLTRSLGGAQSLSTYSKAVDSAYSSVRKYDTRITNDAISPALYSAPAQYITRASAPVIYGAPSPVITKSYAAPASILSYASPGPVVYGAHTPLVTKTYATPAPVVSFASAPVISKTYSAPAQVLSYGAPAPLLTKAVSAPVVAKAAVAYSPAGLVAHTNFQGYGIEYHY
- the LOC136412679 gene encoding vitelline membrane protein Vm26Ab-like, producing MSLKFVILAATLALARASNFESSFISSPVVPSAYSAPIISNSVTPSFARYSFPISHSGPAYSSYSAPAVSAYSAPAVSAYNAPAVSDYSAPAVSTYSLPAASAQIDSTYSAPSASVPIISSYNGPAVSTYGTPIASTFSASALSGYASSYSSAHAVPAISSYRAPALESYGSSW
- the LOC136409125 gene encoding cuticle protein 16.5; this translates as MAFKLVVLAATLAFANAGFLHQPTALSYSAPAIASYAAPAVTSYAAPAITSYAAPAVAAYSAPAVVSKSVSSTYQSHPTQIATSYAATAPIITKSIVAPAPAVVSTYSAPAPVLTKTYAAPVATYAAPSVSKSVVSTYTTHSAPSVVSTYSAPILAKAAPIISSYSAPAVAYSAPAVAAYSAPIVAKAAPALAYSAPSVAYSAPSVAYSAPSVAYSSPAVAYSAPVVTKTIAQPVVSSYAAPAW